One Helianthus annuus cultivar XRQ/B chromosome 12, HanXRQr2.0-SUNRISE, whole genome shotgun sequence genomic region harbors:
- the LOC110892895 gene encoding nodulin homeobox-like — protein MVAEKVMGPCRKEVTPQLDLTSAVKKLHVLSSKDLGKLIRDAKNGIIKYTINGSSIEINVENLGRLLVQHIKDIVPSLKPDEQHFKNLLSGLKLLHTLCDIASHHSTLARVFVEDMVVQQEMLNTIFNMIRALSQLGKKINGLSQMVLYSALLSNSMYLLKAFISSEWKDIADVLLAHPEVVDFTTAALTAVRLTINLLQAKPTTQCINSRMQSNNEVYCLFHLCESSVQFIQSLCKQLLFRERLVEKKELCGGGAVFRLVQDTLNLPQHDDPILESVVNRLKAKVLSIMLLLCQAESSSFVDMASSTPQSKGFAQATVLKVIEELDTMCDGDLKSQTNGLLLLNAMKLTEIFSGASGFKIFIVRNLTELLTRVLSQPQREFLSTWCSYDPEPAEEEIVVDFNPTLAAGHVLGLTSEFNVQHSTWSNCQAPQTPYAIQRSSLLVQVLANLTCYPEEDNAGFINGFLECLQTESSELPGGAADRTDAARKNLCIYFDFNTSFN, from the exons atggtGGCTGAAAAGGTGATGGGACCATGCAGGAAAGAGGTTACACCA CAACTTGATTTAACTTCTGCTGTCAAAAAGCTTCATGTATTAAGTTCAAAAGATCTTGGCAAGCTAATAAGAGATGCCAAAAATGGTATCATTAAATATACTATAAATGGATCATCTATTGAG ATAAATGTGGAAAATCTAGGAAGACTTCTTGTCCAGCACATAAAAGATATTGTACCATCACTTAAGCCAGATGAGCAGCATTTCAAAAATTTGTTAAGTGGTTTAAAGTTATTGCATACTCTATGTGATATTGCATCCCACCACTCAACACTTGCGCGG GTTTTCGTTGAAGATATGGTTGTACAACAAGAGATGCTTAATACCATATTTAACATGATTCGTGCTCTTAGTCAGTTAGGAAAG AAAATTAATGGTCTAAGCCAGATGGTCCTGTACTCAGCGCTGTTGTCTAATAGTATGTATTTACTTAAAGCCTTCATTTCGTCAGAGTGGAAAGACATCGCTGATGTTCTACTTGCACATCCTGAG GTTGTCGACTTCACAACGGCAGCTCTTACTGCTGTCCGTTTAACTATTAATCTTCTTCAAGCGAAGCCGACAACACAGTGTATTAACTCTCGCATGCAGTCCAATAATGAAGTCTACtgtctcttccatctttgtgaatCATCTGTACAGTTTATTCAATCACTATGCAAACAACTGTTATTTCGGGAGCGCCTCGTTGAAAAGAAG gaactATGTGGAGGAGGTGCTGTTTTTCGGTTGGTTCAAGACACCTTAAACCTGCCACAGCATGATGATCCAATTCTTGAAAGTGTGGTTAATAGGCTTAAAGCAAAAGTTTTATCTATC ATGCTACTTCTTTGTCAAGCCGAAAGCTCATCTTTCGTGGATATGGCTTCCAGCACCCCTCAAAGCAAGGGTTTTGCTCAGGCAACAGTTTTGAAG GTGATTGAAGAGCTAGATACGATGTGTGATGGGGATTTGAAAAGCCAAACAAATGGACTTTTGCTACTTAATGCAATGAAGCTAACAGAAATATTCTCTGGTGCTTCTGGATTCAAAATTTTCATAGTCCGTAACTTG ACAGAACTTTTGACCCGAGTGCTTTCACAGCCTCAAAGAGAGTTCTTATCCACTTGGTGTTCCTATGATCCTGAGCCTGCTGAAGAGGAGATTGTTGTGGATTTTAATCCCACATTAGCAGCTGGTCATGTATTGGGTTTGACCTCAGAATTCAACGTCCAACATTCTACTTGGAGTAACTGTCAGGCTCCTCAAACGCCTTACGCGATTCAGAGGTCATCGTTACTGGTCCAAGTTCTAGCCAATCTCACATGTTACCCCGAAG AGGACAATGCTGGCTTTATCAATGGGTTTCTCGAGTGCTTGCAAACGGAATCTTCTGAGTTACCTGGTGGTGCTGCTGACAGAACAGATGCCGCAAGAAAAAACCTATGTATATATTTCGATTTCAACACTTCCTTCAACTGA
- the LOC118484700 gene encoding nodulin homeobox-like: MTPNYLQEENVNVLRWFISQLEKPPTPQSPSSNEHDTTGNHEEGPSVTLPIKKRRRSRRIDLGENSGDPNIEPFNSSVTEVEEFRNEETHQKNRRRSIMNDEQIDIIEEALLHQPVLRMADRSLHRLAAELSLHGSEVTATQVKNWLSNRKAKRAREAAMELTQDVAVPTNRFERKVGQTVMFTDAGGEEIGRGKIHQIRGVWFGKNLDELKLCLLDVTNLEVWDGSPLPHPTDIMTTFLQARVILGKTRILWDSSRLILISQ, encoded by the exons ATGACGCCTAATTATCTACAGGAAGAAAATGTGAATGTTCTCAG GTGGTTCATTAGTCAACTGGAGAAACCACCTACACCTCAAAGCCCATCTTCAAATGAACATGACACAACAGGTAACCATGAAGAGGGCCCATCCGTAACACTTCCGATtaagaaaaggagaagaagcAGAAGGATAGATTTAGGTGAAAATAGTGGGGATCCAAACATTGAACCATTTAATAGCAGCGTCACAGAGGTTGAAGAGTTTCGAAATGAGGAAACACACCAAAAGAACAGGAGAAGAAGCATAATGAATGATGAGCAAATTGATATCATTGAAGAGGCTTTACTTCATCAGCCTGTTTTGCGGATGGCAGACCGTTCTTTACATCGTTTGGCCGCTGAATTGAGTCTTCAT GGCTCAGAAGTTACCGCAACCCAAGTAAAGAATTG GTTGAGTAACCGCAAGGCCAAACGAGCCCGCGAAGCTGCTATGGAACTCACCCAAGACGTTGCAGTCCCCACAAATCGTTTTGAACGTAAGGTTGGGCAAACTGTTATGTTCACAGATGCTGGTGGTGAAGAGATCGGAAGAGGAAAGATACATCAAATCAGAGGTGTATGGTTTGGAAAGAATTTGGATGAATTAAAGCTATGTTTGTTGGATGTTACGAATCTTGAGGTGTGGGACGGCAGCCCGCTCCCGCACCCAACTGATATCATGACCACATTTCTTCAGGCGAGAGTGATCCTTGGTAAAACAAGGATATTGTGGGATTCCAGCCGACTTATTTTGATCAGTCAGTAG